In Candidatus Desulforudis audaxviator MP104C, a genomic segment contains:
- a CDS encoding FAD-dependent oxidoreductase, giving the protein MANQPKIGIYLYPGQEPDALDWKTLAGALRVHPARPIIREMQGHALGAGLKELRVQLREDVVNRVIVAASCSVGLIEPTLHKALRAEGVDPNLAQVVDLSLCTGGGAEAATKRARILLEMALAKAVRLEPKVTAAVTGYDTVLVVGGGIAGLTAAHELAAAGYRVVIVERRPFLGGKVVQLHRYYPHSCDPVCGVSYLLETLRENDRVTIETAAEVAGVTGFPGRFEALVRRSGTESRDVVYTVGAVIIATGWEGFDAGQIKEFGYGKYPNVVTAMDLERLASPSGPTGGRLVRPSDERPVKRVAFIQCAGSRSERYLSYCSQICCTVTIKQLSYIREAYPEAEITVFYIDLRVLGKYEDLYRQALADGVRFVRGMPARIEENSKTRDLVVRAADSLSGRQLAQTVDLVVLATGMVPNRQLEWLSGFEAPDLTHNTHEQCFPGITARPGVYLAGACEEPMDVTQSVRSSLSAAMRCVKFLREKLDVAGLVPMVDDTKCDRCGRCVSECPTGAMRFITEGKPPVPDPLSCRHCGICQGGCPLQCVALPSYCFQGVADMIQAVEFDLLTKDDPAILLFLCRHDAYPAYEAACAAGTVPPNVIPVRVPCAGTVNAAWVADALMHGFDGIAVAGCPREECHAGTGFSLAKERLASAGETLYRMMIEPERVAALPVGIRDAAQLAAKLWAFSAQLKGMGANPLRV; this is encoded by the coding sequence GTGGCGAATCAACCGAAAATCGGGATCTACCTCTACCCGGGGCAGGAGCCCGATGCCCTGGACTGGAAGACGCTGGCGGGGGCGTTACGTGTCCACCCGGCCCGACCCATTATCCGTGAAATGCAGGGCCATGCCTTGGGAGCGGGCCTGAAGGAACTTCGGGTGCAACTGCGCGAGGACGTGGTGAACCGGGTGATCGTAGCCGCGAGTTGCTCGGTGGGCCTGATCGAGCCTACTCTGCATAAGGCGCTCCGGGCCGAGGGAGTTGATCCGAATTTGGCCCAGGTGGTCGATCTCTCGCTCTGTACCGGGGGCGGTGCCGAGGCAGCCACTAAACGGGCCCGGATCCTTTTGGAAATGGCGCTGGCGAAAGCGGTGAGGCTGGAGCCCAAGGTCACGGCCGCCGTCACGGGTTATGATACGGTACTGGTGGTGGGTGGCGGCATCGCGGGCCTAACCGCCGCCCATGAACTAGCTGCCGCCGGCTACCGGGTGGTGATCGTGGAACGCCGGCCCTTCCTGGGTGGCAAGGTGGTCCAACTCCACCGGTATTATCCCCACAGTTGTGATCCGGTGTGCGGTGTCAGCTACCTGTTAGAGACCCTGCGGGAGAATGACCGGGTGACCATCGAGACGGCGGCGGAAGTGGCGGGGGTCACCGGCTTCCCGGGTCGGTTTGAAGCTTTGGTAAGACGGTCCGGTACCGAATCCCGGGATGTGGTCTACACGGTAGGTGCGGTGATCATCGCCACCGGGTGGGAGGGCTTTGACGCCGGCCAAATCAAGGAGTTTGGTTACGGGAAGTACCCGAACGTGGTCACGGCCATGGACTTGGAGAGGCTGGCGTCACCGTCGGGGCCCACCGGGGGCCGCCTGGTACGGCCGTCGGATGAACGCCCGGTGAAACGGGTGGCCTTTATCCAGTGTGCCGGAAGCCGCAGTGAGCGGTACTTGTCCTACTGTTCGCAGATCTGCTGCACGGTGACCATCAAACAGTTGTCCTACATCCGCGAGGCTTATCCCGAGGCGGAAATTACGGTCTTTTATATCGATCTTCGGGTGCTGGGTAAGTACGAGGACTTGTACCGCCAGGCTCTGGCAGATGGCGTGCGCTTTGTGCGCGGGATGCCGGCGCGGATTGAGGAAAATTCCAAGACCCGTGACCTAGTGGTGCGGGCGGCGGACAGCCTTTCGGGACGGCAACTGGCGCAAACCGTTGATCTCGTGGTGCTGGCCACGGGAATGGTTCCAAACCGGCAACTGGAATGGCTATCCGGGTTCGAAGCGCCGGACTTAACGCACAACACCCACGAACAGTGCTTCCCTGGCATCACGGCTCGGCCTGGCGTTTATCTGGCGGGAGCCTGTGAGGAGCCCATGGACGTAACCCAATCGGTACGCAGTTCCCTAAGCGCCGCCATGCGGTGCGTCAAGTTCCTCCGGGAGAAGCTGGATGTGGCAGGCCTGGTGCCGATGGTGGATGATACCAAGTGCGACAGGTGCGGGCGCTGCGTAAGTGAGTGTCCCACAGGGGCTATGCGTTTCATCACGGAAGGAAAACCGCCGGTTCCGGATCCGCTTTCCTGCCGGCACTGCGGCATCTGTCAGGGCGGTTGTCCGCTGCAGTGTGTGGCTCTACCCTCCTATTGTTTTCAGGGGGTGGCGGATATGATCCAGGCGGTGGAATTCGACTTGCTTACGAAGGATGACCCGGCGATCCTGCTTTTCCTGTGCCGGCACGATGCTTACCCGGCCTACGAGGCAGCTTGCGCGGCGGGTACGGTACCGCCAAATGTCATTCCGGTGCGGGTACCCTGTGCCGGAACCGTGAACGCGGCTTGGGTGGCGGACGCCCTGATGCATGGCTTTGACGGCATCGCGGTGGCGGGTTGCCCCCGGGAGGAGTGCCACGCCGGTACGGGATTCAGTTTGGCCAAGGAGCGCCTGGCCAGCGCCGGGGAAACCCTGTATCGTATGATGATCGAACCGGAGCGGGTGGCCGCACTGCCGGTGGGTATCAGGGATGCCGCTCAACTGGCGGCTAAGCTGTGGGCTTTTTCCGCCCAACTCAAGGGTATGGGAGCCAATCCGCTTCGAGTCTAG
- a CDS encoding 4Fe-4S dicluster domain-containing protein: protein MSRVHVLTAKNLWSRDLAAYAGMNRCHQCGVCTAVCPHGRAMDQPPARMVRLLQLGLVDDVLNTEGIWRCVACGQCTDVCPVRVDVRGVIGFLGRLWFWKNILCAGQSLGSEFPDLLAYLGVKHDVAEAYR from the coding sequence GTGAGTCGTGTGCATGTGCTGACGGCGAAAAATTTGTGGTCTAGGGATCTGGCCGCTTATGCCGGTATGAATCGGTGTCACCAGTGTGGGGTGTGTACCGCCGTCTGTCCGCACGGGCGGGCTATGGACCAGCCGCCGGCACGTATGGTGCGCCTGCTGCAACTGGGTTTGGTCGACGATGTATTAAATACCGAGGGGATATGGCGGTGTGTCGCCTGCGGTCAATGTACAGACGTCTGTCCGGTACGTGTGGATGTACGCGGGGTGATCGGGTTCCTGGGACGCTTATGGTTCTGGAAAAACATACTTTGCGCCGGGCAGAGCCTCGGATCCGAGTTCCCCGACCTGCTCGCCTATCTTGGGGTGAAGCATGACGTGGCAGAAGCCTACCGCTAG
- a CDS encoding IS1182 family transposase: MMGYKQPQGKLFYQFSLDERVPLNHFLREVVKTVDFSFIYSLTRPFYSHTGTPSVDPVVVFKMALLGYFYGITSERQLAEECKLNLAFMWFLGYDIDELPPDHSILSKARKRYGREVYEQFFRHVVQLCQKAGLIEGNKVFLDATLVRANASLDSLVSRELHRQLDQTPKEYLNRVWEENPLNEKDAPEDTKGVTALTGSSAQPPEDTPGQPPTNRLKRTNEKWVSRTDPDASLITRHDHRGLFLAHKVHICVDEGQARIVTAVETTPGGTAECHVLPDLIGKHTWNTRLRPNEVVADRAYGTRKVYRFLRQNGILPSIPSRKPWKKRRKLAAGFRYDRERDVYVCPKGKLLYRQNKDRPDGSQVYRVHRLACKNCENQGVLCRAKRPSIIRNHDTKLLAWVEEHLNTKIANKSLRARKQWPETVFAEMKGPRGLDQARLRGTNGVQVQALLALMAHNIRQLERAISKRSKPAQAMGIPGMIPFGNSSHKYLDLRWFDFDYKIRGLATGPQPKTEPFSVDNCETWNLGLHVNITSCGIMLNTAVAIVHLVRLPSRARAFASAARPLDCCRTAMA, encoded by the coding sequence ATGATGGGATATAAACAGCCACAAGGCAAGCTGTTCTACCAGTTTAGCCTGGATGAGCGCGTCCCGCTCAACCACTTCTTGAGAGAGGTTGTTAAAACCGTCGATTTCAGCTTTATTTACAGTCTTACACGCCCCTTCTATAGTCACACAGGTACCCCTTCAGTAGATCCGGTCGTGGTTTTCAAGATGGCACTGCTCGGTTACTTCTACGGAATCACCAGTGAACGTCAGCTGGCTGAAGAGTGCAAGCTGAACCTCGCGTTTATGTGGTTCTTAGGTTATGACATAGATGAGCTTCCTCCCGACCACAGCATCCTTTCCAAGGCCCGGAAACGTTATGGGAGAGAGGTCTACGAACAGTTCTTCCGCCACGTGGTCCAGCTTTGTCAGAAAGCAGGCTTGATAGAGGGTAACAAAGTTTTTCTCGACGCCACATTGGTCAGGGCCAACGCTTCTCTGGATTCCCTGGTGAGTCGCGAGCTTCATCGGCAGCTTGATCAGACGCCAAAAGAATACTTGAACCGGGTGTGGGAGGAAAACCCTTTGAACGAAAAAGATGCGCCTGAGGATACAAAAGGTGTTACGGCTCTTACCGGATCCAGTGCCCAGCCACCAGAAGACACTCCTGGCCAACCTCCAACCAATAGGCTAAAGCGGACCAACGAGAAGTGGGTGAGTCGGACTGATCCCGACGCTTCTCTCATAACTCGCCACGACCACCGCGGACTATTCCTCGCACATAAAGTACACATCTGCGTGGACGAAGGACAAGCGCGCATAGTCACGGCTGTCGAAACCACGCCGGGTGGCACTGCCGAATGCCACGTGCTTCCTGACCTCATCGGAAAACATACTTGGAACACCCGCTTACGGCCAAACGAGGTGGTAGCAGACCGAGCTTACGGCACCAGAAAGGTTTACCGGTTTCTCCGGCAAAACGGCATCCTGCCTAGCATACCCAGCAGAAAGCCTTGGAAGAAGCGGCGCAAACTAGCAGCCGGGTTTCGTTACGATAGGGAACGTGATGTCTACGTCTGCCCCAAAGGGAAACTTCTCTATCGCCAGAACAAGGACAGGCCCGATGGTTCCCAGGTCTATCGGGTGCACCGGCTGGCCTGTAAGAACTGTGAAAACCAAGGGGTACTATGCCGGGCCAAACGGCCCTCGATAATTCGCAACCACGATACTAAGCTTCTGGCTTGGGTTGAGGAACACCTCAATACTAAGATCGCCAACAAAAGCCTACGCGCGCGTAAGCAGTGGCCCGAGACAGTATTCGCCGAAATGAAGGGTCCCCGAGGACTAGACCAGGCAAGACTACGAGGTACAAATGGCGTACAGGTTCAAGCCCTGCTTGCCCTGATGGCCCACAATATCAGGCAACTGGAAAGGGCAATCAGTAAGAGGAGCAAGCCAGCCCAGGCGATGGGAATCCCGGGAATGATACCTTTTGGTAATTCCTCACATAAATACCTGGACCTTCGTTGGTTTGATTTTGATTATAAAATAAGGGGTTTGGCAACAGGTCCACAACCGAAAACTGAGCCATTTTCTGTGGATAACTGTGAAACGTGGAACCTTGGTTTACACGTTAACATCACCTCCTGCGGAATTATGCTGAACACCGCCGTGGCTATTGTCCATCTTGTCCGGCTGCCGTCAAGGGCAAGGGCTTTCGCCTCCGCTGCGCGGCCCCTTGACTGCTGCCGGACGGCGATGGCCTGA
- a CDS encoding thermonuclease family protein, with protein sequence MPEKFLYKQHYDLTTARAVQRAIAAGAAPVDSRTLADLSGRRHSGQTVRAHLVSICALLLLFVAALAGCGAETSPPAEKPAAQSEEAAVSPAAESAPSGEPAPAEPAKAAPQKPAAQPEDLNESAVKTLPARVTGVVDGDTVHVRLESGKDEKVRFIGVDTPESTREVEPYGKETAAHTKKRLEGKTVYLELDASERDKYGRLLAYVWLSPPEDGGEAEVRAKMFNAKLLLAGFAQVMTVPPNVKYADLFVQFQREARENGRGLWGAAPQEPEAKGAFVGSVRSNKYHYPDCRWAGRISPANEIWFNSAADARAQGYEPCGVCRPPG encoded by the coding sequence ATGCCTGAAAAATTTCTTTACAAACAACATTACGACCTGACCACGGCCCGGGCCGTTCAAAGGGCCATTGCGGCCGGGGCGGCGCCGGTGGATTCAAGGACTCTGGCCGATCTGAGCGGGCGGAGACATTCCGGCCAGACAGTCAGGGCGCACCTGGTATCAATTTGTGCCCTGCTGCTTTTATTTGTCGCAGCGCTGGCCGGCTGCGGAGCCGAGACGTCCCCTCCCGCGGAAAAACCGGCGGCGCAGAGCGAAGAAGCGGCTGTTTCCCCGGCGGCGGAGAGCGCGCCTTCCGGCGAGCCCGCGCCCGCTGAGCCTGCAAAAGCTGCGCCCCAAAAACCCGCGGCCCAGCCGGAAGACCTTAATGAGAGCGCGGTTAAAACGCTGCCCGCCCGCGTGACCGGGGTGGTCGACGGGGACACGGTCCACGTCCGCCTGGAAAGCGGAAAGGATGAGAAGGTCCGCTTCATCGGCGTGGACACCCCGGAGAGCACCCGCGAGGTGGAGCCTTACGGGAAGGAGACCGCGGCCCACACGAAAAAGCGGCTGGAGGGCAAAACCGTCTACCTGGAGCTGGACGCAAGCGAACGTGACAAATATGGCCGCCTCCTGGCCTACGTCTGGCTTTCCCCGCCGGAAGACGGCGGCGAGGCGGAAGTGCGGGCGAAGATGTTCAACGCCAAGCTGCTGCTCGCCGGTTTCGCCCAGGTGATGACCGTGCCGCCGAACGTGAAGTACGCGGACCTCTTCGTACAGTTTCAGCGGGAGGCGCGGGAGAACGGCCGGGGACTGTGGGGAGCCGCTCCGCAGGAGCCGGAGGCGAAGGGCGCCTTCGTGGGCAGCGTCAGAAGCAACAAATACCATTATCCCGACTGCCGCTGGGCGGGGCGGATAAGTCCTGCGAACGAGATTTGGTTTAATTCCGCCGCCGACGCCAGGGCGCAGGGGTACGAACCCTGCGGCGTGTGCAGGCCTCCCGGTTAG
- a CDS encoding tyrosine-type recombinase/integrase, with protein MNGFLDHLKARGLSVQTVGTYAAAVRAFAKWWEGTGGEAFDPASVSSLDVADYRRHLLNKNRKPATVNLHLDALSSFFSWAVSTGLALIDPTEGVRRVPGQKSSPRWLTRRELGALVRAVQKHGASRDRALVALLLHAGLRVSEAVSLKVQDAVIRERSGHVAVRRGKGEKYREVPLNATARKMIQEWLDGHPGGEYLFPGRNGGPMTPRAVQKRLKELARLAGVEVTPHKLRHTFCKMLVDAGESLDRVAVLAGHANLNTTARYTRPGVQDLERAVEKLAWE; from the coding sequence TTGAACGGTTTTTTGGACCATCTCAAGGCCCGCGGCCTTTCTGTTCAAACGGTCGGGACCTACGCGGCCGCCGTGCGGGCCTTCGCGAAGTGGTGGGAAGGGACCGGCGGAGAAGCTTTCGACCCCGCTTCGGTCTCCTCGCTGGACGTGGCCGACTACCGCCGGCACCTTTTGAACAAAAACCGCAAGCCGGCCACGGTCAACCTGCACCTGGACGCCCTGTCGTCGTTCTTCTCCTGGGCCGTATCCACAGGGCTGGCTCTAATCGACCCGACGGAAGGCGTCAGGAGAGTCCCCGGGCAGAAAAGCTCCCCCAGGTGGCTTACCAGGCGTGAGCTTGGGGCCCTGGTGCGGGCGGTTCAGAAGCACGGCGCTTCCAGGGACCGGGCGCTCGTAGCGCTCCTTCTGCACGCCGGCCTGCGGGTATCCGAGGCGGTGAGCCTGAAGGTGCAGGACGCGGTGATCCGGGAGCGTTCGGGGCACGTTGCCGTCCGCCGCGGCAAGGGCGAGAAGTACCGGGAGGTGCCCTTAAACGCCACGGCCAGGAAGATGATCCAGGAGTGGCTTGACGGTCACCCCGGCGGGGAATACCTCTTTCCCGGCAGAAACGGCGGCCCCATGACCCCCAGGGCGGTTCAGAAGCGTTTGAAGGAACTTGCCCGGCTGGCCGGCGTGGAGGTCACCCCGCACAAGCTCCGGCACACCTTCTGCAAGATGCTGGTGGACGCGGGGGAGAGCCTGGACCGGGTGGCCGTGCTGGCCGGACATGCCAACCTGAACACCACGGCCAGGTATACCCGGCCGGGAGTGCAGGATTTGGAAAGGGCCGTGGAGAAGTTGGCGTGGGAATGA
- a CDS encoding GmrSD restriction endonuclease domain-containing protein, whose translation MADLTIREILDLVLRGQIRIPAFQRGFVWDPEKVAFLMDSIYKGYPFGSLLLWRTREQLRHEKQLGPFPLPERDPDYPIDYVLDGQQRITSIFGVFQTEIRPDPTVEWANVYFDLSADPDAQESQFVALRPEQVDSRRHFPLDTLFRPVEYRRTTERFGDQDLVRIDDMQARFKEARIPYQLLTTEDRAKVAIVFERINRMGVPLDTLQLLTAWTWSEDFELQRAFEDLRDELEPFGFAGVGEDSNLLLRCCAAILAGDASPTALIRLRGADVRTRFKEIVNGVKGAIDFLRINVNVQTVANLPFSTILVPLSVFFASPGEQFVQVTDEQRARLVRWFWRSCFSRRYSSGVLRNLRDDIQAVSMLKEGRPNTLGDFPVVVKPDFFTSTEFRLNTVNTTTFILLLAQQRPLNFVSGQQVAMEKVLREYNRSEFHHLYPRAFLTRVGVPVNQHSVLANFCFLSKADNATLGGDAPSAYRERMPTVVDEILQRALCPLSLFSNDYQQFLAERSELLKRTAEALMQ comes from the coding sequence GTGGCCGACCTGACGATCCGCGAGATTCTCGATCTCGTGCTCCGCGGCCAGATTCGCATCCCGGCGTTTCAACGTGGTTTCGTCTGGGACCCCGAAAAGGTCGCCTTCCTCATGGACAGCATCTACAAAGGCTATCCCTTCGGATCGCTCTTGCTCTGGCGCACGCGCGAACAGTTACGGCACGAAAAACAACTTGGCCCATTCCCCCTTCCCGAGCGTGATCCTGATTACCCGATCGACTACGTCCTGGACGGTCAGCAACGGATCACATCTATCTTTGGCGTTTTCCAGACTGAGATCCGGCCCGATCCCACCGTCGAGTGGGCAAACGTGTATTTTGATCTATCGGCGGATCCGGACGCGCAGGAGTCGCAGTTTGTGGCCCTGCGGCCCGAGCAAGTTGACTCTCGGCGTCACTTTCCCTTGGACACGCTTTTCCGGCCCGTTGAGTATCGACGCACGACCGAGAGGTTTGGCGACCAAGACCTGGTTCGCATCGACGACATGCAAGCCCGATTTAAGGAGGCACGGATCCCCTACCAGCTTCTTACGACCGAGGATCGAGCAAAGGTTGCGATTGTCTTCGAGCGCATCAACCGGATGGGCGTGCCGCTTGATACGCTTCAGTTGCTAACGGCTTGGACCTGGAGCGAAGATTTCGAGCTACAGCGTGCGTTCGAGGACCTGCGCGACGAACTTGAGCCGTTCGGCTTCGCCGGAGTCGGTGAGGACTCGAACTTGCTTCTCAGATGTTGCGCGGCGATTCTCGCAGGGGATGCCTCTCCAACTGCCCTAATTAGACTGCGCGGCGCGGATGTGCGGACCCGGTTTAAGGAGATTGTTAACGGCGTCAAGGGCGCCATCGACTTTCTTCGCATCAACGTCAACGTGCAGACGGTCGCGAATCTGCCGTTCTCGACCATCCTCGTGCCACTGTCGGTGTTCTTTGCGAGCCCGGGGGAACAGTTTGTACAGGTTACAGACGAACAGCGCGCGCGCCTCGTGCGTTGGTTTTGGCGGTCGTGTTTTTCTCGCCGCTATAGCAGTGGTGTCCTGCGAAATCTGCGTGACGACATTCAAGCTGTCTCCATGCTCAAGGAGGGACGGCCGAATACCCTTGGCGATTTCCCCGTTGTCGTGAAGCCCGACTTCTTCACGTCCACTGAGTTCAGGCTGAACACCGTTAACACGACGACGTTCATCCTGCTTCTGGCGCAGCAGCGCCCGCTCAACTTTGTTTCCGGGCAGCAGGTCGCGATGGAAAAAGTTTTACGGGAGTATAACCGTAGCGAGTTTCACCATTTATATCCGCGGGCTTTTCTTACCAGAGTAGGTGTCCCCGTCAATCAGCACAGCGTACTGGCCAACTTCTGCTTCCTCTCAAAGGCCGACAATGCCACTCTCGGAGGTGACGCGCCTAGCGCCTACAGAGAACGGATGCCGACCGTCGTGGATGAAATCCTTCAACGAGCGCTTTGCCCACTATCTCTATTTAGCAATGACTATCAGCAATTTCTCGCTGAACGCAGCGAGCTGCTTAAGCGTACCGCGGAGGCGCTGATGCAGTGA
- a CDS encoding phosphoadenosine phosphosulfate reductase family protein: MKDEAAESIPGAVRPVFHEELDLLGLQNYWKYEPHMVPLLWAVGRRYYYRGQFVAEAIGGSFFERPRMHVQAEGLALEPVDLSGMLERNDSILRDMVHATLDCIKAVHERYRDRVDTVAVAFSGGKDSLVLLDLVQRVLPPDEFVVVFNDTTMELSATYEAVEAAKKRWGKLRFFTARAPRPARETWQEFGPPSRLHRWCCTVHKSAPTLRLLREMCGRPAVRALIYDGNRREESPARAAYPAVSEGKKHPGQINVSPLLNWGLTEVHLYLMCRDLLLNRAYRWGVVRVGCAVCPFASQWSNFVCGFCFREDALIFLELLESYARKKGISSEVGRRRFIAERSWASRAGGREMAARARVFLEEQDGQVVFLLRRPREDWLEWAKALGSVELEAPGRGVITNSFGSFPFRLRDYEKGLAVTITRVAGTDPIFKSRLRAVANKAAYCVGCRSCEVECPTGALRVDKKVAINAVRCSHCGRCLSFVEKSCLAAKSLSVTGSGDRVKGLNRYQEFGMRKQWLAEYLRNPQSWWVENTLGNRQLEAMRVWLREAELAENQSLGLTPLGDRLQQLGADHLLTWAVVWTNLAHNSALVNWYVQEVGWGIRWTKRGLVSLMSEDLSQRTRENAVDALVGLLTHTPLGEQLGLGCAERKGRVIQAVTKHGWADPHPVALLYALYRLAEKLTRYNFTLSELFEEKIESPFLLFGVGRELLTRYLQGLSVNRPDWIRVEAVRDLDNVYLEEGRRAFEVLDLVLART; encoded by the coding sequence TTGAAAGACGAAGCAGCAGAGAGCATTCCCGGCGCGGTTCGACCTGTTTTTCACGAAGAATTGGATCTTTTGGGTCTCCAGAATTATTGGAAGTATGAGCCGCATATGGTGCCTCTTCTATGGGCTGTGGGACGCCGTTACTATTACCGAGGGCAGTTTGTGGCGGAGGCGATTGGTGGCAGCTTTTTCGAGCGCCCGCGCATGCATGTTCAGGCTGAGGGATTGGCACTTGAGCCGGTAGATCTGTCCGGGATGTTAGAGAGGAACGACTCTATCCTTAGGGACATGGTGCACGCGACGCTGGATTGCATAAAAGCGGTCCATGAGCGGTATCGCGACCGCGTGGATACAGTAGCGGTGGCTTTTAGCGGGGGCAAGGATTCCCTGGTGCTGCTCGACCTTGTGCAGCGGGTGTTGCCGCCGGATGAATTCGTGGTGGTCTTCAACGACACTACGATGGAGCTTTCCGCAACTTACGAAGCAGTAGAAGCGGCCAAAAAACGGTGGGGAAAGTTGCGGTTTTTCACCGCGCGCGCCCCGCGCCCGGCGCGAGAGACCTGGCAAGAATTCGGTCCGCCGAGTCGTTTACACCGGTGGTGCTGCACGGTGCACAAGTCTGCTCCCACCCTGCGCCTGCTGAGAGAGATGTGCGGGAGACCAGCGGTGAGAGCTCTGATATACGACGGGAACCGAAGAGAAGAAAGCCCAGCACGCGCCGCCTACCCGGCGGTTTCCGAAGGGAAGAAGCATCCCGGCCAAATTAATGTCAGCCCGCTGCTGAATTGGGGCCTTACAGAAGTTCATCTTTATCTGATGTGTCGGGATCTTCTATTGAACAGGGCGTACAGGTGGGGCGTGGTCCGCGTCGGCTGCGCGGTTTGCCCCTTTGCTTCGCAGTGGAGTAACTTCGTCTGCGGGTTCTGTTTTCGGGAAGATGCGCTTATTTTCTTAGAGTTGCTGGAGAGCTATGCAAGAAAAAAGGGGATAAGCAGCGAGGTGGGTAGACGGCGATTCATCGCTGAGCGCTCCTGGGCAAGCCGGGCCGGTGGGCGTGAAATGGCGGCACGGGCCAGGGTTTTTCTGGAGGAGCAAGACGGTCAGGTTGTTTTCCTGCTGCGGCGCCCCCGTGAGGATTGGTTGGAATGGGCAAAGGCCTTAGGCTCCGTAGAACTTGAAGCACCAGGGCGGGGGGTAATAACGAACAGCTTCGGTTCTTTCCCTTTTCGTCTCCGGGACTATGAAAAGGGGCTCGCAGTCACCATCACCCGCGTGGCGGGTACTGACCCCATTTTCAAGAGTCGGTTGCGGGCGGTGGCCAACAAGGCGGCCTACTGTGTCGGCTGTAGAAGTTGTGAGGTGGAATGCCCCACAGGGGCGCTCCGTGTGGACAAAAAGGTGGCAATCAACGCCGTGCGGTGCAGCCATTGCGGGCGGTGTCTCTCTTTTGTAGAGAAGAGTTGCCTGGCGGCGAAGTCACTCTCTGTAACTGGGAGCGGTGATCGCGTGAAAGGTTTGAACAGATATCAGGAGTTTGGTATGAGAAAGCAGTGGCTTGCGGAATACCTTAGGAATCCACAGAGCTGGTGGGTAGAGAATACGCTGGGCAATCGCCAACTGGAGGCCATGCGTGTCTGGTTGCGGGAGGCAGAACTTGCCGAGAATCAGAGCCTGGGGCTTACCCCGCTGGGAGACCGGCTGCAGCAGTTGGGGGCCGACCACTTGCTCACGTGGGCGGTGGTTTGGACCAACCTGGCCCACAACTCCGCCCTGGTGAACTGGTACGTGCAGGAGGTAGGCTGGGGCATCAGGTGGACCAAGCGGGGGCTTGTTTCGCTGATGTCGGAGGACCTAAGCCAGCGCACACGGGAAAACGCAGTCGACGCACTTGTCGGTCTCCTTACCCACACGCCGTTGGGCGAACAACTCGGGCTTGGCTGCGCGGAGAGGAAGGGGAGGGTGATCCAGGCGGTGACCAAACACGGCTGGGCCGACCCCCATCCCGTGGCTTTACTTTATGCGCTCTACCGCCTTGCGGAGAAGTTAACACGTTACAACTTTACTCTTAGTGAACTGTTTGAAGAAAAAATTGAAAGCCCCTTTCTTCTCTTCGGTGTCGGCCGGGAACTGCTGACGCGGTATCTGCAGGGCCTTTCGGTGAACCGGCCGGATTGGATCCGTGTAGAAGCCGTCCGGGATCTGGACAATGTTTACCTCGAAGAGGGGCGGCGGGCTTTCGAGGTGCTCGACCTTGTACTGGCGAGGACATAG